A window from Neodiprion fabricii isolate iyNeoFabr1 chromosome 2, iyNeoFabr1.1, whole genome shotgun sequence encodes these proteins:
- the LOC124176205 gene encoding probable cytochrome P450 4aa1 produces the protein SCVVYKHRLDLRSRVSGRWCLQRGKLPVAQYPAYGCRRRVETRRDAEDESDFNESHAWACVALLAVLYAFRAFWNYFRTVKFILTNLNGPPALPLVGNCRLVTDKDLLQRMSHTRYDMYGTIFRIWLTVFPVVILLEPADIQVVLGSTKHLEKNVFYSFLHNLVGDGLVLSDVDRWKIHRKILQPAFNMNILNRFTDTFIDGANRLIRKLMNSAEKNIDLTKFVNDSVVNILNEIVFGVTMASKEQRQTEDEESPFRKGQLTALYRLMRPWLWVNRIYEMTAVAKREEAFHAELLTVCKKMMDERREVIGKTKPDVKDEVDDSQRRTSILEFMIEASEKNPSITENDILNECCAFMLVGQDAVAFAITITMFLLAAHPEWQQRCVRELEDIFEGDSRSPTTDDLRKMRCLEMCIKESLRLYPSVPVFGRKLREDTKVGNYVIPAGCEVMFLPYVTHRLPHFYPDPHTFDPTRFDPDSNENRHRYAYFPFSAGPRNCIGYKFAMLEMKALISVVLRNFHLSTVPGKDELRLKYRITLRAKGGVWVNLRRRY, from the exons TCGGATTTCAATGAGAGCCATGCTTGGGCGTGCGTCGCGCTGCTGGCAGTCCTCTACGCCTTTCGTGCATTCTGGAATTACTTCAGGACCGTTAAATTCATCCTGACCAATTTAAACGGCCCCCCGGCATTGCCTTTGGTGGGGAACTGCCGTCTTGTCACAGATAAAGATC TTTTGCAGCGTATGTCTCATACGAGGTACGACATGTACGGTACCATCTTCAGGATATGGCTGACGGTGTTCCCGGTGGTGATCCTCCTCGAGCCGGCCGACATTCAGGTGGTTCTTGGCAGCACCAAGCACTTGGAGAAGAACGTCTTCTACAGTTTTTTACACAATCTGGTCGGCGATGGATTGGTACTGAGTGATGTTGACCGTTGGAAAATTCATCGGAAAATCCTTCAACCAGCTTTCAATATGAATATTCTTAATCGGTTTACCGACACTTTTATCGATGGTGCCAACCGCCTAATCCGGAAGCTCATGAATTCTGCCGAGAAGAATATCGATCTGACCAAGTTCGTGAACGACTCGGTCGTCAACATTCTGAACG AGATCGTTTTTGGCGTGACTATGGCTTCCAAAGAGCAGAGGCAGACGGAAGACGAAGAATCACCCTTCAGAAA GGGTCAATTAACGGCTCTGTATCGTCTGATGCGTCCGTGGCTCTGGGTGAACCGGATCTACGAGATGACAGCCGTCGCAAAACGTGAAGAGGCCTTTCACGCAGAACTCCTTACGGTCTGCAAGAAGATGATGGACGAGAGGCGAGAAGTTATTGGGAAGACGAAGCCGGATGTGAAAGACGAGGTTGACGATTCGCAGCGGAGGACGTCCATCTTGGAATTCATGATCGAAGCAAGTGAGAAAAATCCGAGCATTACGGAGAACGACATCCTCAACGAGTGCTGCGCGTTCATGCTCGTCGGCCAGGATGCCGTCGCCTTTGCAATTACCATCACGATGTTTCTTCTTGCGGCGCACCCCGAGTGGCAGCAGAGGTGCGTTCGAGAACTGGAGGATATCTTCGAGGGTGACTCAAGATCACCGACGACGGATGATCTTAGGAAGATGCGCTGCCTCGAGATGTGCATAAAAGAGTCCCTGAGACTCTATCCGAGCGTTCCGGTCTTCGGTAGAAAGTTGAGAGAGGACACCAAAGTTG GAAATTACGTGATCCCTGCAGGATGCGAAGTTATGTTTCTCCCCTACGTCACCCACCGACTACCACATTTCTATCCAGATCCCCACACCTTCGATCCGACGAGATTCGACCCTGACAGCAATGAAAATAGACACCGCTATGCCTATTTCCCTTTCAGCGCGGGGCCGAGGAACTGTATCG GGTATAAGTTTGCGATGTTGGAAATGAAGGCGTTGATCAGCGTAGTCCTTCGGAACTTTCATCTTAGTACGGTACCAGGGAAGGACGAGTTACGGCTGAAGTACAGGATCACTTTGAGGGCTAAAGGCGGTGTCTGGGTTAATTTAAGACGGAGATATTGA